A window from bacterium encodes these proteins:
- the cax gene encoding calcium/proton exchanger, giving the protein MKYLYLLLVFIPISVVAELLHWDPTVVFITSCLAIVPLAKLMGYATEEIAMKAGQGIGGLLNATFGNAVELIIAFIALQKGLIQVVQASITGSILGNLLLVLGLSVFLGGLKHKEQRFNRTVAGANAAMLTLAVASLLIPAAFVYTSPVTLATPGVQNLSHWVAILLLVVYALSLVFSLKTHSHLYDGSSHGEGVEEPTLSQPKAIALLLVATALVAMESEFLVGSIEAVTHKWGLSELFIGVILIPLIGNAAEHLTAVTVAMKNKMDLSLGIAVGSSLQIALLIAPILVLAGWAIGQPLTLHFNTFELVAIGIAVAIANMIAQDGESNWFEGVQLLAAYGILGLAFFFHP; this is encoded by the coding sequence ATGAAATATCTCTACCTGCTCTTGGTCTTCATCCCGATCAGCGTCGTTGCCGAGCTGCTGCACTGGGATCCGACCGTCGTCTTCATCACCAGCTGCCTTGCCATCGTGCCGCTCGCGAAGCTGATGGGCTACGCGACCGAAGAAATCGCCATGAAGGCGGGTCAGGGCATCGGGGGCCTCTTGAATGCGACCTTTGGTAACGCGGTCGAGCTGATCATCGCTTTCATCGCCCTCCAGAAGGGGCTGATCCAGGTGGTCCAGGCCTCCATCACGGGCTCGATCCTGGGCAACCTCCTGCTGGTCCTCGGCCTCTCGGTCTTCCTGGGCGGCCTCAAACACAAGGAACAGCGCTTCAACCGCACGGTGGCAGGCGCCAACGCGGCCATGCTGACCCTCGCGGTGGCCTCGCTCCTCATCCCGGCCGCCTTCGTCTACACCTCGCCGGTGACGCTCGCGACCCCGGGGGTCCAGAACCTATCGCACTGGGTGGCGATTCTTCTCTTGGTCGTCTACGCCCTGAGCCTGGTCTTCTCGCTAAAGACCCACTCGCACCTCTACGACGGCAGTAGCCACGGCGAGGGCGTCGAGGAGCCGACCCTCTCCCAGCCCAAGGCGATCGCCCTCTTGCTGGTGGCCACCGCCCTGGTCGCCATGGAGAGCGAGTTCCTGGTCGGCTCCATCGAGGCCGTGACCCACAAGTGGGGCCTCTCGGAGCTTTTCATCGGCGTCATCTTGATCCCGCTCATCGGGAACGCCGCCGAGCACCTGACGGCGGTGACCGTCGCCATGAAGAACAAGATGGACCTGTCGCTCGGGATCGCCGTGGGGTCGAGCCTGCAGATCGCGCTCTTGATCGCGCCGATCCTGGTGCTCGCGGGCTGGGCCATCGGTCAGCCCCTGACCCTGCACTTCAACACCTTTGAGCTGGTCGCCATCGGTATTGCGGTCGCGATCGCGAACATGATCGCTCAGGACGGCGAGTCCAACTGGTTCGAGGGGGTGCAACTGCTCGCTGCTTACGGCATCCTGGGGCTCGCCTTCTTCTTCCATCCCTAG
- the gatB gene encoding Asp-tRNA(Asn)/Glu-tRNA(Gln) amidotransferase subunit GatB, translating into MSKYEAVIGLEVHVELSTETKIFCGCPAKFGGEPNSHVCPVCLGLPGALPVLNRKVLEYAIRAGVALNGHIAETSKFDRKNYFYPDLPKGYQISQYDKPIVEKGWLEIETSEGVKRIGITRLHMEEDAGKLVHQGAANLSGSTYSLVDLNRAGVPLCEIVSDPDMRTPEEARLYMQELRNILVTIGITDGKMEEGSLRCDVNVSLRPVGTEAFGTRTELKNMNSFRAVQKALEYEIERQAKVLDEGGRVVQETRTWSEERGVTLSMRSKEEAHDYRYFPDPDLSDLVIPREVVERVRAKLPELPAARRTRYQEVVGLPAYDAGVLTDNLDLARYFDEAIEGSPNPKAIANWLMGDVAAYLNANKLALAELPVKPAQLRKLVELIDADVISGKIAKSLVGEMLKSGKDPEALVQEMGLTQISDDSAIVEAIRAVLAAHPSQVAEYQAGKVKVIGYLVGQVMRQTQGRAKPDAVNRLMAEELASFKA; encoded by the coding sequence ATGTCCAAGTACGAAGCGGTCATCGGCCTCGAGGTCCACGTCGAGCTCTCCACCGAAACCAAGATCTTCTGCGGTTGCCCGGCCAAGTTCGGTGGCGAGCCCAACTCGCACGTTTGCCCTGTCTGTCTCGGCCTGCCCGGCGCCCTGCCGGTGCTCAACCGGAAGGTGCTGGAGTACGCGATCCGCGCCGGCGTCGCCCTCAACGGCCACATCGCCGAGACCTCCAAGTTTGATCGCAAGAATTACTTCTATCCCGACCTGCCCAAGGGCTACCAGATCTCCCAGTACGACAAGCCCATCGTGGAGAAAGGCTGGCTCGAGATCGAGACCTCGGAGGGCGTCAAGCGCATCGGCATCACCCGCCTCCACATGGAGGAGGACGCCGGCAAGCTGGTCCACCAGGGGGCGGCGAACCTCTCGGGCTCGACCTACTCGCTGGTCGATCTCAACCGCGCGGGCGTGCCCCTGTGCGAGATCGTGTCGGATCCCGACATGCGCACCCCCGAAGAGGCGCGCCTTTACATGCAGGAGCTGCGCAACATCCTCGTGACCATCGGGATCACCGACGGCAAGATGGAGGAAGGCTCCCTGCGCTGCGACGTGAACGTGTCGCTGCGCCCGGTCGGCACCGAGGCTTTCGGCACCCGCACCGAGCTCAAGAACATGAACTCGTTCCGGGCGGTCCAGAAGGCGCTGGAGTACGAGATCGAGCGTCAGGCCAAGGTCCTCGACGAGGGCGGCCGCGTCGTGCAGGAGACCCGCACCTGGAGCGAGGAGCGGGGCGTGACCCTCTCCATGCGTTCCAAGGAAGAGGCCCACGATTACCGCTACTTCCCCGATCCGGACCTCTCGGATCTCGTGATTCCCCGCGAGGTGGTCGAGCGGGTGCGGGCTAAGCTGCCCGAGCTGCCCGCCGCGCGTCGGACGCGTTACCAGGAGGTCGTGGGGCTTCCTGCCTACGACGCGGGGGTGCTCACGGACAACCTGGACCTTGCGCGCTACTTCGATGAGGCCATCGAGGGCAGTCCCAACCCCAAGGCCATCGCCAACTGGCTGATGGGCGACGTGGCGGCCTACCTCAACGCCAACAAGCTCGCGCTTGCGGAGCTGCCCGTGAAGCCCGCCCAGCTGCGCAAGCTGGTGGAGCTGATCGACGCCGACGTGATCAGCGGCAAGATCGCGAAGTCCCTGGTCGGCGAGATGCTCAAGTCGGGCAAGGATCCCGAGGCGCTCGTTCAGGAGATGGGCCTGACCCAGATCTCGGACGACAGCGCCATCGTCGAGGCCATCCGCGCCGTCCTCGCGGCCCATCCGTCGCAGGTGGCGGAGTATCAGGCGGGTAAGGTCAAGGTCATCGGCTACCTGGTCGGACAGGTCATGCGCCAGACCCAGGGCCGCGCCAAGCCGGATGCGGTCAACCGCCTGATGGCCGAGGAGCTCGCGAGCTTCAAGGCCTAG